One window from the genome of Salvia splendens isolate huo1 chromosome 9, SspV2, whole genome shotgun sequence encodes:
- the LOC121747676 gene encoding uncharacterized protein LOC121747676 isoform X17: MSAIYDNWEKLVAAVLKKEQLWQLFNSDSASISSDSSGFSFCKLTSSLNDVIAAKSLPRIHVEEPIKTVSTTSKPARKRGLKIQVPEFRFQDAGYSISEYRWRVSPRTASPSVSPTSGGLHSMSETKQQSYPLPLPPGATFRSPPVSPTIPPAKSPPAPPCTPKKYESVESTWKKGKLIGRSTLGNVYLGFNSEKGEMCAIKEARLLPNADVRRDARMMEKDIALLSRMKHPNVVQYFGSEVVGDNFYVYLEYVSGGSIHAILQEYGKLGESVIRNYTQQILAGLAYLHSEHIVHGNIKAASIFVDPNGAAKLSNFIIEMNIVGRSNSSSLMDSPYWMAPEVIMNSNVRKPASDIWSLGCTVLEMATSKPPLSQYKGVMAMFKVSCQNELPTIPDHLSDVCKDFLRCCMQLNPLHRATASQLLEHPFLKSSSPLRKHMLASPSSGHPVVTNAVKAEDTDCVRSHHLFDLGKVVLHSSTASSRSSDVYTPRYVSAPVSPVGSPLLHPSSPQQFIQPKFPPMVTNAMKLEDTDCVRSHHLFDSGKVVLHSSTASSRSSDVYAPRYVSAPVSPVGSPLLHPSSPQQFIQPKFPPMVTNAMKSEDTDCVRSHHLFDLGKVVLHSSTASSRSSDVYTPRYVSAPVSPVGSPLLHPSSPQQFIQPKFPPMVTNAMKLEDTDCVRSHHLFDSGKVVLHSSTASSRSSDVYTPRYVSAPVSPVGSPLLHPSSPQQFIQPKFPPMVTNAMKSEDTDCVRSHHLFDLGKVVLHSSTASSRSSDVYTPRYVSAPVSPVGSPLLHPSSPQQFIQPKFPPMVTNAMKLEDTDCVRSHHLFDSGKVVLHSSTASSRSSDVYTPRYVSAPVSPVGSPLLHPSSPQQFIQPKFPPMVTNAMKSEDTDCVRSHHLFDLGKVVLHSSTASSRSSDVYTPRYVSAPVSPVGSPLLHPSSPQQFIQPKFPPMVTNAMKLEDTDCVRSHHLFDSGKVVLHSSTASSRSSDVYAPRYVSAPVSPVGSPLLHPSSPQQFIQPKFPPMVTNAMKSEDTDCVRSHHLFDSRKVVLHSSTARPFYSSNGSL, from the exons ATGTCGGCGATCTACGACAATTGGGAGAAACTGGTGGCTGCTGTTTTGAAGAAGGAGCAGCTTTGGCAGTTATTCAATTCCGATTCAGCCAGCATCAGCTCCGATTCATCCGGCTTCAGTTTCTGCAAATTGACCTCTTCACTTAACGACGTCATTGCCGCCAAATCTCTTCCGAG GATTCATGTTGAGGAACCTATCAAAACTGTTAGTACTACTTCAAAACCAGCTAGGAAACGGGGTTTAAAGATTCAAGTGCCGGAATTTCGATTTCAAGATGCTGGTTATAGTATCTCAGAATATCGCTGGAGAGTTAGTCCAAGGACGGCGAGTCCTAGCGTTAGCCCAACAAGTGGAGGGTTGCATTCTATGTCAGAGACGAAGCAACAAAGTTATCCATTGCCTCTTCCTCCAGGTGCAACGTTCAGATCTCCACCTGTGTCTCCAACAATTCCACCTGCAAAATCGCCCCCGGCACCTCCATGTACTCCTAAAAAATATGAGAGTGTTGAGAGCACTTGGAAAAAGGGGAAGTTGATCGGTAGAAGCACATTAGGAAACGTATATCTTGGTTTTAATAG TGAAAAAGGTGAAATGTGTGCTATCAAGGAGGCTCGTTTGTTGCCTAATGCAGACGTAAGGCGAGATGCACGGATGATGGAAAAA GATATTGCTCTGTTGAGCCGCATGAAGCACCCAAACGTTGTGCAGTATTTTGGATCTGAAGTG GTAGGTGATAACTTCTATGTATATTTAGAATACGTATCTGGTGGCTCAATCCATGCGATTCTCCAAGAATATGGAAAATTAGGAGAATCGGTAATACGAAACTATACTCAGCAGATTTTAGCAGGGCTAGCATACTTGCACTCCGAACATATCGTACACGG GAATATTAAAGCAGCCTCCATATTTGTGGATCCAAATGGCGCAGCTAAGTTGTCCAACTTCATCATTGAAATGAAT ATTGTTGGGAGATCCAATTCATCATCTCTTATGGATAGCCCTTACTGGATGGCACCTGAg GTTATTATGAACTCAAATGTGCGTAAACCAGCTAGCGATATATGGAGCCTTGGATGCACTGTTCTGGAGATGGCTACATCAAAGCCACCTCTAAGCCAGTACAAAGGG GTCATGGCCATGTTCAAGGTTTCATGTCAAAATGAGCTTCCAACAATTCCAGATCACCTCTCAGATGTATGTAAGGACTTCCTGAGGTGTTGCATGCAGTTGAATCCCCTACATCGTGCTACGGCTTCTCAACTCTTGGAGCACCCTTTTTTGAAAAGTTCATCTCCCTTAAGAAAACATATGTTGGCTTCACCGTCTTCAGGTCATCCTGTGGTCACAAATGCTGTGAAGGCAGAG GACACTGATTGTGTTAGAAGCCATCATCTGTTTGATTTAGGGAAAGTTGTTCTCCACTCCTCCACAGCTAGTTCCCGGTCGAG TGATGTCTATACTCCAAGGTATGTTTCAGCCCCCGTCTCTCCAGTCGGGAGTCCGCTTTTGCATCCATCATCACCTCAACAATTTATACAGCCAAAGTTTCCTCCTATGGTTACAAATGCTATGAAGCTGGAG GACACTGATTGTGTTAGAAGCCATCATCTGTTTGATTCAGGGAAAGTTGTTCTCCACTCCTCCACAGCTAGTTCCCGGTCGAG TGATGTCTATGCTCCAAGGTATGTTTCGGCCCCCGTCTCTCCAGTCGGGAGTCCGCTTTTGCATCCATCATCACCTCAACAATTTATACAGCCAAAGTTTCCTCCTATGGTTACAAATGCTATGAAGTCGGAG GACACTGATTGTGTTAGAAGCCATCATCTGTTTGATTTAGGGAAAGTTGTTCTCCACTCCTCCACAGCTAGTTCCCGTTCGAG TGATGTCTATACTCCAAGGTATGTTTCGGCCCCCGTCTCTCCAGTCGGGAGTCCGCTTTTGCATCCATCATCACCTCAACAATTTATACAGCCAAAGTTTCCTCCTATGGTTACAAATGCTATGAAGCTGGAG GACACTGATTGTGTTAGAAGCCATCATCTGTTTGATTCAGGGAAAGTTGTTCTCCACTCCTCCACAGCTAGTTCCCGGTCGAG TGATGTCTATACTCCAAGGTATGTTTCGGCCCCCGTCTCTCCAGTCGGGAGTCCGCTTTTGCATCCATCATCACCTCAACAATTTATACAGCCAAAGTTTCCTCCTATGGTTACAAATGCTATGAAGTCGGAG GACACTGATTGTGTTAGAAGCCATCATCTGTTTGATTTAGGGAAAGTTGTTCTCCACTCCTCCACAGCTAGTTCCCGTTCGAG TGATGTCTATACTCCAAGGTATGTTTCGGCCCCCGTCTCTCCAGTCGGGAGTCCGCTTTTGCATCCATCATCACCTCAACAATTTATACAGCCAAAGTTTCCTCCTATGGTTACAAATGCTATGAAGCTGGAG GACACTGATTGTGTTAGAAGCCATCATCTGTTTGATTCAGGGAAAGTTGTTCTCCACTCCTCCACAGCTAGTTCCCGGTCGAG TGATGTCTATACTCCAAGGTATGTTTCGGCCCCCGTCTCTCCAGTCGGGAGTCCGCTTTTGCATCCATCATCACCTCAACAATTTATACAGCCAAAGTTTCCTCCTATGGTTACAAATGCTATGAAGTCGGAG GACACTGATTGTGTTAGAAGCCATCATCTGTTTGATTTAGGGAAAGTTGTTCTCCACTCCTCCACAGCTAGTTCCCGGTCGAG TGATGTCTATACTCCAAGGTATGTTTCGGCCCCCGTCTCTCCAGTCGGGAGTCCGCTTTTGCATCCATCATCACCTCAACAATTTATACAGCCAAAGTTTCCTCCTATGGTTACAAATGCTATGAAGCTGGAG GACACTGATTGTGTTAGAAGCCATCATCTGTTTGATTCAGGGAAAGTTGTTCTCCACTCCTCCACAGCTAGTTCCCGGTCGAG TGATGTCTATGCTCCAAGGTATGTTTCGGCCCCCGTCTCTCCAGTCGGGAGTCCGCTTTTGCATCCATCATCACCTCAACAATTTATACAGCCAAAGTTTCCTCCTATGGTTACAAATGCTATGAAGTCGGAG GACACTGATTGTGTTAGAAGCCATCATCTGTTTGATTCAAGGAAAGTTGTTCTCCACTCCTCTACAGCTAGACCATTTTATAGCTCTAATGGCTCGCTTTAA
- the LOC121747676 gene encoding uncharacterized protein LOC121747676 isoform X18: protein MSAIYDNWEKLVAAVLKKEQLWQLFNSDSASISSDSSGFSFCKLTSSLNDVIAAKSLPRIHVEEPIKTVSTTSKPARKRGLKIQVPEFRFQDAGYSISEYRWRVSPRTASPSVSPTSGGLHSMSETKQQSYPLPLPPGATFRSPPVSPTIPPAKSPPAPPCTPKKYESVESTWKKGKLIGRSTLGNVYLGFNSEKGEMCAIKEARLLPNADVRRDARMMEKDIALLSRMKHPNVVQYFGSEVVGDNFYVYLEYVSGGSIHAILQEYGKLGESVIRNYTQQILAGLAYLHSEHIVHGNIKAASIFVDPNGAAKLSNFIIEMNIVGRSNSSSLMDSPYWMAPEVIMNSNVRKPASDIWSLGCTVLEMATSKPPLSQYKGVMAMFKVSCQNELPTIPDHLSDVCKDFLRCCMQLNPLHRATASQLLEHPFLKSSSPLRKHMLASPSSGHPVVTNAVKAEDTDCVRSHHLFDLGKVVLHSSTASSRSSDVYTPRYVSAPVSPVGSPLLHPSSPQQFIQPKFPPMVTNAMKLEDTDCVRSHHLFDSGKVVLHSSTASSRSSDVYAPRYVSAPVSPVGSPLLHPSSPQQFIQPKFPPMVTNAMKSEDTDCVRSHHLFDLGKVVLHSSTASSRSSDVYTPRYVSAPVSPVGSPLLHPSSPQQFIQPKFPPMVTNAMKLEDTDCVRSHHLFDSGKVVLHSSTASSRSSDVYTPRYVSAPVSPVGSPLLHPSSPQQFIQPKFPPMVTNAMKSEDTDCVRSHHLFDLGKVVLHSSTASSRSSDVYTPRYVSAPVSPVGSPLLHPSSPQQFIQPKFPPMVTNAMKLEDTDCVRSHHLFDSGKVVLHSSTASSRSSDVYTPRYVSAPVSPVGSPLLHPSSPQQFIQPKFPPMVTNAMKSEDTDCVRSHHLFDLGKVVLHSSTASSRSSDVYTPRYVSAPVSPVGSPLLHPSSPQQFIQPKFPPMVTNAMKLEDTDCVRSHHLFDSGKVVLHSSTASSRSRYVSAPVSPVGSPLLHPSSPQQFIQPKFPPMVTNAMKSEDTDCVRSHHLFDSRKVVLHSSTARPFYSSNGSL, encoded by the exons ATGTCGGCGATCTACGACAATTGGGAGAAACTGGTGGCTGCTGTTTTGAAGAAGGAGCAGCTTTGGCAGTTATTCAATTCCGATTCAGCCAGCATCAGCTCCGATTCATCCGGCTTCAGTTTCTGCAAATTGACCTCTTCACTTAACGACGTCATTGCCGCCAAATCTCTTCCGAG GATTCATGTTGAGGAACCTATCAAAACTGTTAGTACTACTTCAAAACCAGCTAGGAAACGGGGTTTAAAGATTCAAGTGCCGGAATTTCGATTTCAAGATGCTGGTTATAGTATCTCAGAATATCGCTGGAGAGTTAGTCCAAGGACGGCGAGTCCTAGCGTTAGCCCAACAAGTGGAGGGTTGCATTCTATGTCAGAGACGAAGCAACAAAGTTATCCATTGCCTCTTCCTCCAGGTGCAACGTTCAGATCTCCACCTGTGTCTCCAACAATTCCACCTGCAAAATCGCCCCCGGCACCTCCATGTACTCCTAAAAAATATGAGAGTGTTGAGAGCACTTGGAAAAAGGGGAAGTTGATCGGTAGAAGCACATTAGGAAACGTATATCTTGGTTTTAATAG TGAAAAAGGTGAAATGTGTGCTATCAAGGAGGCTCGTTTGTTGCCTAATGCAGACGTAAGGCGAGATGCACGGATGATGGAAAAA GATATTGCTCTGTTGAGCCGCATGAAGCACCCAAACGTTGTGCAGTATTTTGGATCTGAAGTG GTAGGTGATAACTTCTATGTATATTTAGAATACGTATCTGGTGGCTCAATCCATGCGATTCTCCAAGAATATGGAAAATTAGGAGAATCGGTAATACGAAACTATACTCAGCAGATTTTAGCAGGGCTAGCATACTTGCACTCCGAACATATCGTACACGG GAATATTAAAGCAGCCTCCATATTTGTGGATCCAAATGGCGCAGCTAAGTTGTCCAACTTCATCATTGAAATGAAT ATTGTTGGGAGATCCAATTCATCATCTCTTATGGATAGCCCTTACTGGATGGCACCTGAg GTTATTATGAACTCAAATGTGCGTAAACCAGCTAGCGATATATGGAGCCTTGGATGCACTGTTCTGGAGATGGCTACATCAAAGCCACCTCTAAGCCAGTACAAAGGG GTCATGGCCATGTTCAAGGTTTCATGTCAAAATGAGCTTCCAACAATTCCAGATCACCTCTCAGATGTATGTAAGGACTTCCTGAGGTGTTGCATGCAGTTGAATCCCCTACATCGTGCTACGGCTTCTCAACTCTTGGAGCACCCTTTTTTGAAAAGTTCATCTCCCTTAAGAAAACATATGTTGGCTTCACCGTCTTCAGGTCATCCTGTGGTCACAAATGCTGTGAAGGCAGAG GACACTGATTGTGTTAGAAGCCATCATCTGTTTGATTTAGGGAAAGTTGTTCTCCACTCCTCCACAGCTAGTTCCCGGTCGAG TGATGTCTATACTCCAAGGTATGTTTCAGCCCCCGTCTCTCCAGTCGGGAGTCCGCTTTTGCATCCATCATCACCTCAACAATTTATACAGCCAAAGTTTCCTCCTATGGTTACAAATGCTATGAAGCTGGAG GACACTGATTGTGTTAGAAGCCATCATCTGTTTGATTCAGGGAAAGTTGTTCTCCACTCCTCCACAGCTAGTTCCCGGTCGAG TGATGTCTATGCTCCAAGGTATGTTTCGGCCCCCGTCTCTCCAGTCGGGAGTCCGCTTTTGCATCCATCATCACCTCAACAATTTATACAGCCAAAGTTTCCTCCTATGGTTACAAATGCTATGAAGTCGGAG GACACTGATTGTGTTAGAAGCCATCATCTGTTTGATTTAGGGAAAGTTGTTCTCCACTCCTCCACAGCTAGTTCCCGTTCGAG TGATGTCTATACTCCAAGGTATGTTTCGGCCCCCGTCTCTCCAGTCGGGAGTCCGCTTTTGCATCCATCATCACCTCAACAATTTATACAGCCAAAGTTTCCTCCTATGGTTACAAATGCTATGAAGCTGGAG GACACTGATTGTGTTAGAAGCCATCATCTGTTTGATTCAGGGAAAGTTGTTCTCCACTCCTCCACAGCTAGTTCCCGGTCGAG TGATGTCTATACTCCAAGGTATGTTTCGGCCCCCGTCTCTCCAGTCGGGAGTCCGCTTTTGCATCCATCATCACCTCAACAATTTATACAGCCAAAGTTTCCTCCTATGGTTACAAATGCTATGAAGTCGGAG GACACTGATTGTGTTAGAAGCCATCATCTGTTTGATTTAGGGAAAGTTGTTCTCCACTCCTCCACAGCTAGTTCCCGTTCGAG TGATGTCTATACTCCAAGGTATGTTTCGGCCCCCGTCTCTCCAGTCGGGAGTCCGCTTTTGCATCCATCATCACCTCAACAATTTATACAGCCAAAGTTTCCTCCTATGGTTACAAATGCTATGAAGCTGGAG GACACTGATTGTGTTAGAAGCCATCATCTGTTTGATTCAGGGAAAGTTGTTCTCCACTCCTCCACAGCTAGTTCCCGGTCGAG TGATGTCTATACTCCAAGGTATGTTTCGGCCCCCGTCTCTCCAGTCGGGAGTCCGCTTTTGCATCCATCATCACCTCAACAATTTATACAGCCAAAGTTTCCTCCTATGGTTACAAATGCTATGAAGTCGGAG GACACTGATTGTGTTAGAAGCCATCATCTGTTTGATTTAGGGAAAGTTGTTCTCCACTCCTCCACAGCTAGTTCCCGGTCGAG TGATGTCTATACTCCAAGGTATGTTTCGGCCCCCGTCTCTCCAGTCGGGAGTCCGCTTTTGCATCCATCATCACCTCAACAATTTATACAGCCAAAGTTTCCTCCTATGGTTACAAATGCTATGAAGCTGGAG GACACTGATTGTGTTAGAAGCCATCATCTGTTTGATTCAGGGAAAGTTGTTCTCCACTCCTCCACAGCTAGTTCCCGGTCGAG GTATGTTTCGGCCCCCGTCTCTCCAGTCGGGAGTCCGCTTTTGCATCCATCATCACCTCAACAATTTATACAGCCAAAGTTTCCTCCTATGGTTACAAATGCTATGAAGTCGGAG GACACTGATTGTGTTAGAAGCCATCATCTGTTTGATTCAAGGAAAGTTGTTCTCCACTCCTCTACAGCTAGACCATTTTATAGCTCTAATGGCTCGCTTTAA